Within Thermovirga sp., the genomic segment GGACCTCGACCCCGTAATAGGCCATAACGGTCTGAAGAGCCGTGGCGCCGCAGTCGAAATCGAAGGCTTGCCTCCCGTAGTGAAGGTCTATCAAGAAAAGCGCCCTCCTCCCTTGGGAGCAACTCTGAGATTATTATAAGCCAGTAAAGAAAAACCACGCAGGATAAGAGGCACACCGCAACGGGCCTGAATAAATGGACCGGACCTTGTACATCCTGGCTGGGCGGGTGCGCAGCATAGGATAATGACGGGAAGCGTGCAAGAAAAGACCATCCCCTTTACGCTCACTCGACTATACGAAGATCGGGAGGAAATGGAATGGAAGCGAAAAAGACTGCGCGAAGGATCACGGATGACCTGTTAGCCATGGGAGACGACGCCCTTCGGCTTTCAAGCAGGAGATTCTTCAAGGAAGAGATCAAATGCCATGGGATAAAAGCCGCGAGGGTAAGAGCCTACACTAGAATTATTTTAAAGGAAATTTCCGGGCAAAGCAAAGGGCATGTTTTTGAGCTCTGCGAACTGCTCTGGAGTGAAGGTTTCCTGGAGGAGACGTTCATCGCATGTCATTTAACCGAATCCAGGTCGAAGGAATTCGATAAAGCGGATATCAGGCTGTTTCAGCGCTGGATAGAATCCTTTGTAACTAACTGGGCATCCTGTGACACTTTCTGCAACCACAGCGTCGCAATGCTCCTGGAAAAGTACCCGGAAAATATCGGAATCCTGGAAAAAGAATGGGCGACTTCGCCGAACAGGTGGCTAAGGCGCGGGGCCGCCGTTTCCCTGGTAATCCCCTCCCGCCGCGGTAGATTCCTGGAGGAGGTCCTGGCTATCGTGGAAACACTGCTTTGCGATGCCGACGATATGGTCCAGAAGGGTTACGGGTGGCTATTGAAGGCCGCCAGTGAATCCCATCGGCAGGAAATTTACGAATACATGATGAGCAGAAAGAATATCATGCCCAGAACCGCCTTGAGATACGGTATTGAAAAGATGCCGCCGGAGTTGCGAAGGAGGATTATGGACAGGAACTAACGGGATATCCATTTTGGCCAGGTGGGCGGCGTCATCGCCGCTCACCTGGACTGTCAGATACTCTATAGCTCTACCAAGTGGCCCAAGCCCCTGGCCAGGGCCTTTTCCTGGATCAGGTTCGCCGTCAGGACATCATGACTGGCAATCCCCATCAGAACGGCGCCGCGACGTCCCTTCAGTTCCGCCTTTCGCGTGCCGGCACATATATGACCCATGTCTCCCAGGATCTGTTTCTCTGTGGGATAACCTTTCTGAAAGTAGTCGCCCTGCTCCTGGGTCCAGAGGTACTGATTCAGGTCATCGCACACGAAGGCGGAAGCCCCGGACATTACATCGGCTTCAAAAGCGGAATCGTAGTCTACCGACACCGCCAGCATGTCCTTCTTTAACCACTCGGATTTCACGAACCTCTGGGGATCGGTAACAATGGGAGTGCAGGTGACTACCACATCGGCCTCCCCCACAGCCTCCTCAACAGTTCCGCAGGGAAGTATCTCAATACCTTTCAAATCTTCCTTCACCTGCTCAGTGAATCGAGGAACCTGCTCGGCGTGGTTGTCGTATATTTTAACCTTTTCCAGCCTGGGAAGAGCCGCGGCCAATGCCGCCGTATTCGTCCTTCCCTGCACCCCGAGCCCAATCACGGCCAGTACCTGCGAATCGGGGTCGGCCATGTGCCTTGCGCAAACGCCTGTCGCGGCCCCGGTCCTCCAGGCGGTGATCCAGTTGGCGTCCATGATGACTTTCACAAAACCTGTCTCGGGGTCGTTGAGGCACATGACCCCGGTTATGTAGGGTAACCCCTTGGGCTGGTTCAAGGGATATCCCGAAACCCACTTGATGCCTGCCACGTCGGCGGCCCCTCCCACGTAGCAGGGCATGGCGTGGATGAAGCAGTCCTTTCGCGGGTGGATGCCGATCTTGGCGGGCATCTCCATCTTTTCTTTTCCCTTCAGGACGAAGCCCTTTTCCACCACGTCCATGATCTCGGTCACCGGGATCTGAAGCGATTCGATCTCTTTTCGGGATAGCAGCATCACTTCCATGGATATCTCTCCTCCTCAAGTTTGGTTTAAACAAGATCGACGATGTCGATATCTTCCATCAGGAACAGGTTCTGGCTTTTAGAATACTCTTCAAACCTCAACAGGGTCTCTCGCATCTTTTTAGGATACCTGAAGTAAAAAGCCGTCA encodes:
- a CDS encoding DNA alkylation repair protein, which translates into the protein MEAKKTARRITDDLLAMGDDALRLSSRRFFKEEIKCHGIKAARVRAYTRIILKEISGQSKGHVFELCELLWSEGFLEETFIACHLTESRSKEFDKADIRLFQRWIESFVTNWASCDTFCNHSVAMLLEKYPENIGILEKEWATSPNRWLRRGAAVSLVIPSRRGRFLEEVLAIVETLLCDADDMVQKGYGWLLKAASESHRQEIYEYMMSRKNIMPRTALRYGIEKMPPELRRRIMDRN
- a CDS encoding ornithine cyclodeaminase family protein, with amino-acid sequence MEVMLLSRKEIESLQIPVTEIMDVVEKGFVLKGKEKMEMPAKIGIHPRKDCFIHAMPCYVGGAADVAGIKWVSGYPLNQPKGLPYITGVMCLNDPETGFVKVIMDANWITAWRTGAATGVCARHMADPDSQVLAVIGLGVQGRTNTAALAAALPRLEKVKIYDNHAEQVPRFTEQVKEDLKGIEILPCGTVEEAVGEADVVVTCTPIVTDPQRFVKSEWLKKDMLAVSVDYDSAFEADVMSGASAFVCDDLNQYLWTQEQGDYFQKGYPTEKQILGDMGHICAGTRKAELKGRRGAVLMGIASHDVLTANLIQEKALARGLGHLVEL